The Triticum dicoccoides isolate Atlit2015 ecotype Zavitan chromosome 6A, WEW_v2.0, whole genome shotgun sequence genome has a window encoding:
- the LOC119317594 gene encoding dof zinc finger protein DOF5.6-like → MMAGAAHPMHFCMDSDWLKGIVPEDQGGMGSSSPSEELIIACPEPMQAQQAADRRLRPQHDQPLKCPRCDSTHTKFCYYNNYSLSQPRYFCKTCRRYWTKGGSLRNVPVGGGCRKNKRASAAKKPSAAAAITPPISMMQQLHHGRHMAETGLHLSFSGMQPPAVSAADPLCSLGLFDWKYDHILSGSGGFESANSEAHFTGPGMMGIANGSGGGGAEYHALNALRYAAGLGEHLALPFGGATSRAERDSVVAEMKPQAERLLSLEWCGEASRAPTETSISSLGGLGLWSGMITGATHHHHGSSAAI, encoded by the exons ATGATGGCAGGCGCAGCTCATCCGATGCATTTCTGCATGGACTCCGACTGGCTCAAG GGCATCGTTCCCGAGGACCAGGGCGGGATGGGGTCGTCGTCGCCGTCGGAGGAGCTGATCATCGCGTGCCCGGAGCCGATGCAGGCCCAGCAGGCGGCGGACCGGCGGCTGCGCCCGCAGCACGACCAGCCGCTCAAGTGCCCGCGCTGCGACTCCACGCACACCAAGTTCTGCTACTACAACAACTACAGCCTCTCCCAGCCGCGCTACTTCTGCAAGACGTGCCGCCGCTACTGGACCAAGGGCGGCTCCCTCCGCAACGTCCCCGTCGGCGGCGGCTGCCGCAAGAACAAGCGCGCCAGCGCCGCCAAGAAGCCCTCTGCTGCCGCCGCCATCACGCCGCCGATTTCGATGATGCAGCAGCTTCACCACGGGCGACACATGGCAGAGACCGGACTCCACCTGTCCTTCTCCGGGATGCAGCCGCCGGCGGTCTCGGCCGCCGACCCGCTTTGCAGCCTCGGGCTCTTCGACTGGAAGTACGACCACATCCTCTCGGGCTCCGGCGGCTTTGAGAGCGCGAACTCTGAGGCTCACTTCACCGGGCCAGGCATGATGGGCATTGCCAACggaagcggcggtggcggcgcggagtACCACGCACTGAACGCGCTCCGGTATGCAGCCGGGCTTGGCGAGCACCTTGCGCTTCCATTTGGTGGCGCGACGTCGCGGGCTGAGCGTGACAGTGTCGTTGCCGAGATGAAGCCGCAGGCGGAGAGGCTGCTGTCGCTGGAGTGGTGCGGCGAGGCGAGCCGCGCGCCGACAGAGACCTCCATCAGCTCCCTGGGCGGGCTCGGCCTGTGGAGCGGCATGATCACCGGCGCCACCCACCATCACCATGGCTCCTCTGCTGCCATCTGA